GCCATACCAAATTGAAAATATGGCCACTAGGTTGCACCCAGTTACTTGGGagtggggtttgggggaggataGAGAATGTCTTTTCAATACATTAGCTCACTATACAGAGGGGCCACTCTCAAGTAATGCTCTGCTCTGTAAACACAACTGCTgcaatttttatgaatatatatatatatatatatatatatatatatatatatatccaaatgtCATGTTGTAATATTTGATCTTTGGAAGAAAAATCTGGAATACTTTCCTCATTTCCCTGAGTCTCTTCAAGTCCCTGCTAAGAGCTCCTCTGCTTCTTAGGTGATCCTTCTAAATTCTAGTGCCCTACttctcttgattatttccaattgatCTTGTTTTTAGATTGTGTGCACATTGTTGTTGTTGGCATATTGTCTCtccaattagactgtaagcttcttaagaCTAAGGGTGCCTTTCTTCCTATCCCCTGTGCTTTGCAGAGTGTGGGGAAACAGAGCAGAAACAATGAATGGTTATCAACTCACTGACACTGACATTGCCTAAGGAAATTTTCCCTGTGTAGCTAATATTCTACAGGCTCCATATATGTTAGACTCAATACTAATCACCACAGAAGGGTCCTTGTAGCTCAAGGACCAGCAGAGTGTGCAACTATAGAGATATGAGGGATCCTGAAATGCATTTACTCACCCAACTGACACAACAAGGTCTTAagtgtaccaaaaaaaaaaagaagaagaagaagaagaagctctaagagggaaatggaagggaaagtGATTTCCCCTGAGATGTTAAGCTCTCCTCCCTGGACACATCTGACCCCCAACCTGCAGGGCTAAAGAGGAAGCCTGCTTCAAACATTCTTCCTTAGGAACAGGATAGAGCTAACAGGCACATGAGCAAAAAGAGAAGTTGTCTCTGCCCTAGCGCTGCTGCCTTCTGTACTGTGGGAGCTGGCTCAGAGAAGCTGATGTCCAGCTTTCCTTTGTGCtagctggagtcaggatgatagcGAGAGTTGATGTTTCTCCTGAACTCATCTCAGACTCTACTGTCAGGCTGGCTAACCTGGAGTTCTCCAATGAGGAGGTAGCCCCAGGTGAGCCTGTGCTTGAGGAGGCTGCACAATAGGTAAAGGCAGAATGAGGCTTGGCCATGTCGAGTTCCTTTCACCAAGGACTCTTTCACCAATAGGGTGGCTTGTTTCCCCCTTTGATGAGTGCCTGGCAGTCCAGGAAGGTGAACTTGATTCAGTCTCCATATCCATGCTATAGAAGCAGTGATGTTTGACAGCAGAAGATCCTGGTCACCACAGCCACTGATCTTCACTACTGAAGCAATGCTGGCCTCCAGGTTAGCTGTGTTCTGATTTTCAGAATCCTGGCCAGCTTTCCCTGGTGCTCAAACAGTGACttcagaaaacattttggaaacaaAGGTACCTAAGCTAGTCTGTACTTCCATTGAGttctcaagtcacttaaattctgcctcattttctcaattataaaatgaggataataatagcacctccctccagaACTTGGTACTTAGTTGATGCTTAATTTATCCTTTCTTCTCTACTCCTAACTCCTCTTACTCCCCACTCCCCCTGTACCACCATTGCTTCTCAGATCTCAAAACTCAGTAACCAATAAAGGGGGCCCAGGATAGACACCACATCAAGgcataagatgaaaggtaagcatgaatataatgatgataatacaaTGTAAcactttcagatttgcaaagtactttttatctttttacttattttattttattttatatatatataacatatataaatatatatatttataaaaaattttattttatttattttttatcaaagtacaaattttatcttatttgtataaagtcaatcaacaaacacttattaagcacctatgctAAGCCAGGCATGGTTCTTAGTATTGAAAACTTGGAGTCAAAAATAAAACATCCCCTGCCCTGGAGAAGCTTACAGTCTACCAGGATCGTTTGTTTAAACAATGAGTCCTCATGGACTTAGAAATTTGtcctaggaaaggaaaagaacacagaCCTGTTTACATTTTTACCTGTTTAcctgtttacattttaaaatcctCTCTTTAGATTTTTACATCAACTCCCTTGCCTTCTCCTTATTCGAGCCGAttcaggcaattgggattaaatgattttcccagtctCACACAGCTtgcaaatatctgaggtcagatttcactCTAAGATCATCGAttctccaggtctggatctcttCCACTGAACCAGCCAGCTGCCCCAGTCTCTTTAGCTTTTAAGCTCTCCACTAATGCTATCCCCCCCTCCagacagagaactgatgaattctgagtgcagactaaagtagatattttaatttctttattttagttgGTTTTTTCCCCACAACATAGTTAATgttgaaatgttttgcatgacttcacatggatAATGAATATCATATCTCCCACCTtctcaatgggggagggaggtaaaagttgttttattttaaacctttgcctagtttaattccttcaatttctttttctcccctcattCCCAAACCTATAATTCCTAAAATGATATTAAACAATAGTGATGATAGAGAACATCCTTGCTTCATCCCCaattttattgggaaagcttctaagttatccccattacagatgacctttgctgatggttttaggtactatttgtcacttatttttttatttgtttattacattggAGGGGACAGGTATAAAATTtatgtatcatatataatatgtgatacatattatgaatttatatgttttataaattaacaaaattatttttagaagagctattccccagttgagaaataataaaagaaaatgaataggctattatatgtatacacccaaacaaacaaaaggcaAAATCCCCCATGAGATCTTCATCCAAAGGCTGCTATCACAGCCTATGTTAGGGAAGAAAGTAATAGGCCAGAGGAAATTGTCAAATCTTACAACCTAATGACAAACTTCCCCCATCAGTGATTGTCCTGTTCTCAGACTATGAAGATGACTCCATATCTCAAAATTGAAAACAAGTACCCAAAGCAAGGATAAATAccagtataatggaaagaaaatacattttcttacCTATAGCATATACAGTGGATTCCCGGATCAGGAGGCCACTAGTCAGTGATGTCAtgatttttcctggttctccatGGTCGGGGATATGGGTGACAGCTCCTACACCAGCCTCACTTCCTAGAAGAATAAATCACAACATATATCTCAGCCACAGGAGTGGGcgtagaaagaaaaatatgttatCCCTATATATTctgaaggaaatgccaaaatatgtgctctctttccttcatccttcacccagcagagaatctctctagtattcccattgtttcattttgttttcaaactCTCCTCATCTACTGGCAGCTTTCCTTCAACCCCAAATGAAAAACAGCCTTCATTTTATCCACCTGTCCCTGATAGCTAtaatttcccatctctcttcccgTTTGTGactgaaatttttgaaaatgctACCTATAAAAGGTGCTTCTACTTCCCTTCATCTTAGTCTGGTTTTCAActtcatcattcaaatgaaattgcAAAAATCTCTTAATGGCCTTCTTCTTAATCGTCATTCTTCTTAAACTCTCTGCACTCCTTGATACCTAATTATCTAATTTTGATAACAAAACTCTCCTGGTTGTCCTAGGACTTCTCTAATTATCCTGTTTTAGTCTCATTTGCTGGATTCTTACTTAATTAAGTCCTTAGTGTAGGTGCCCTATAAAGTTTTGAACTGggcccttcttctcttcttctatggGGTTTCACTCAGTGctcataaactcacataaatttatctatcatctctttTCTGATAAGTCTCAAATCAGGTCATCCATCCTTAATCTTTGTGGTGACCTCCAGATTTACAACTCCTATGGGACAAATGCCTGTTGGAAATTTTGAATGGGGCATCTTGAagaaatcttaaactcaacatgtccaaaactccCTCAAaactttctgactctttctaaaCTTCCCAGTGGCTATCCAGGGTATCACTCTCCTCCCAAATCACCCAGGCTCACAAGCCTGGTCATCATTCTTTtcaaataaaacccttactttctgctttattagcaaatctaagacagaagggcaaggactagacaGCTAGGTCATTCCTGACTGCTCACCCTCCAACccaccatatccaatctgttgacaAGATCTATAGATTTTGCTTTCATCACATTTCTCTTAAATTCCCTGTCTCTTATGCTTCCTTCATCACCTTATGCCTCAACTACTGCAGGAGTTTTCTGGTCCCTGTCCCAAGTCCCATCCCATTCCACTTGCTCCTCCATTCAatggccaaagtgattttcctaaaacccaTATCTAATCATGTCATTGTCCTATTCAAGAAACTCTAATAAGTCCCAATTGCttcaaggataaaatacaaaatcccatttgcatttctgtaaatattcatccatttccacTAGATAGTCCACTAGAATACTCTTATTTTCATATACTTGTGTAAAATAGCTACTATTgaatactttaatttcctcttcatgtatGGTGAAGTCATGTTTCATAAACTTTTCATACTggtagtttgattttcttctttaccttttgaaTCAAATTAACCAAAGTTCTATGCTATATGGAGcaggtgttttgtttgtttgtttcataaaaccaaatcctagtttattagttcagtagctctcttattttcaatttcatcaatttctcctttgatttttaggatttccaatttgaacTTTATTAAGAgatttctgatttcttctttttatacttGTTTTAGTTGCATGAACAAAGATCTGATTTTCTCTATCTTATTAATATAAGgcatttacattttatatcacAGCCTCAACCCATCTCTCTCTTCAAGGTAATTGGATGTTGTTCCTCCTCTTACAttgtataattttaatatgtcctccatttgttggctatgggagactTCATCTCCCATAGCTATGACATTGCACCAGCTATCTTCTATACCTGTAAtgctctccccttcctcccctccaactCAGAGACACCCCCCCCCTTTAAAGGTCAAGATTCAGCTCCagcaccaccttctacatgaaacctttcatgATTTCCCACATTCTTCCTCCCTACCTGCCTTGTTAATTGTATTTGTTCTCAGTTTATAATCAACATAGATTCATCTCTGTAGTTGTTAGCCTTGTTAGAATACATGGACCTTGGAAGAaggtattatttcattctttgtcatacCTGACACGTGAGAATGTGTCTCTCCTGCCCTCTCCAATTCCTGTTTCATGTCTTTATGGGTTTTAGATTTAATTGAACCTTTCCAGGGAAGAAAAACCAGAAGATAAGTTAAGAATAGTTTATTCCTACCTGTAATGCCAGAGGATCATGAGAACTGAGTAAGACACTAAGGTTTGAGAGAGTGTAATAATTGAAGAAGCAGAggataaaaacattattaatgaAAACTATTGGGCAACTTTGGTGAATGAAGAATATAAGGAAGAGCCACAAGACTCTCTGGAATGTTGGGAGATCCCCTCATTGTATCAGATTAGAAAAACCACAAGGTCTGACTCTTAATTTTGAACAAGAAAGAGATAGGGACAGCCTGCTTTCCCAGGCCCCTGGGATAATTTTCCCTTTtgaactatttatatatattttgagtagcaaaaagaaaatagacaaatgaGTAAATGGAGTCTAAACTTTAGCCATATCTAATAGTGTATCTAATTCTGAATCCCTACAACACTTTTAATCCTCTGCCTTATATTACTCCcttacaaaaagataaaaaatctttCATTGTAGTGTCccattaaagagagagagagataaatatagatataaatagacaataaagaaatctaaaactTACTCTTTGTGGATCTGATTCCTGGCAGCTTATGTTGATACCCTGTAGtttgagaatggaaaagaaaagaagaaagaaaaattcagagggaACAAGTGTTGGAGATAAGGTGAGGGCAGGGAAGGACAAGGCAAGGAACAGCAGATGAAAGGAGGGAAGACAAGAAGAGAATagcagaggagaaaaagagattaGGACAGAAGAGACATAAACACAAGATTTTGGGAAAGATAcagaaaagaaaggccaaaaaagaaagagaaaagaaagggagaaaagatagaagaaatatataaagttgacagagagagagagagagagagagagagagagggagagagagagaaggagagagagggaaggaaagatagaggtgggagagggaggaagagagtttgagtaggGTATCTCTTTGTGGGCAAAGGGTTAAAGGAGTAATGGAGAGGAGTTGGTTTGGGGCCCATAGGGGGGAAATGGTGATTCAGCATTCAAGAAGGGATTCATGGCATACTTCATTGTTGAAGGAGTCTAAAAACAATCAAGTCTCTTCTGATCTTGAGAAGTGAGCTCCCCATGTCTTCATAGTTTGTCACCACTTTGAGGGCCAGGGCTCCCAGGAGTGAGAGAGAAACCATGAAAACAAAGGAGacccaaaaggaaagaagaatttgggGCAGGTGAGTTGTTTTCTGGAAAGGGAACCacccagagaaagagaggcatATATCCCAAAAGTCAAGCTATTTACCATTCACAATGAGGCTATCATTGTCTATAACCAGGTGTTTTAGCTTTCTTGTACAGAGCTGTTCAGTCAGCTCCCAGTAAACCACCTTTTTGTCCAGGACATGGTTGGAGGAGTCCTTCTTGAAACTGCAGACTATATCCACTCCGGTTGCTATCCTGTTCCTCAGAGACCTGGAAATTAATGGTTCAGACAAGTGGTTTCAAACAGTACTTCCTAGGAGTCACATGAGCTATATTAAGGGTAGTTCCAAACTGATTTTAATGTGCTagcttattaatttaaaaagttatatatgtatgtatgtatgcatgtatgtatatgtttttctGAGCCAAAATGCAGGCAATAGGGACCGTGATGATGTATAATTTAGTGGCTTCAGAAATTTCCTTTTGAGTTGGACACCACTGGTTTAGTTTCTGAAATTTAGTTATTCAGAGAACACTCTTGAGAGAAGTGGCTGACTTGGAATAAAGGTTTAGAGATGATTGtagatttaaagttgaaaaggaCATGGGAAGCCATCAAATATAGCCCTCTcagtttatagaggaaagaaatggaggctaaggcagattatgtgacttgcatagcatcacacatctggtaagtgagagaaaatttgaacttgttctttctgattccacacTTAGCACTTTATCCACAACAAGGAAATTGGCAGCGCTCTGTAACATCACTCATTTGTATGTTTACAAGTGTCTGTGGGGTCCGAttattttcagtatttctttagagtagtggaaagaacaatgaatttaaaatcaaagatcaagtgttcaaattctgactatTTTTGACCTGGGGAAAGTTATTGGGATCTCCTTGggtcttcattttttcatctgtaaatgaagagaaTGGTCCAGATAACCTCTACTGTCCCTTCCAGCTTGGTGCCTATATGATTCTAGAGAAAGGTAATGTTGATATGTATTAATCAATCATTTTCTAAGCACTCATTTGGTGCCTCCTATGTTATTCCTTTCATGTGGCGTTATAAAGTGAAAACAGTTGCAAACTTATCTATGGAAAGAGTAATGGGGAAATGATATTTTTCTACCTGAGAAAGAGTATAAGgagtgtaaaatattttaaaggcttCTTGGTTGGAAGATTTTATCCATTACagcttgggaaagaaggaatttctattaagaagcagaagaagaaaccaGCCTGGGCATCATCTGAGTGAAATGGAAATTGCTGGTCCCTAATATCTGAGCTGATGATGTCTTGAAGGATTCTCACCTCAGTGAAAGGTCACTGCATCCAGAATACTGAGAGCCAATCCTGCTGCTTCCAAACAATACCTTGAGCTGGaaacaaaagaagagaagggaacttCTGTGTGCCTGGCTAGGGCAAGCCTAAATACACAGGGCTAAGGAAGGTAGCATGGGACAGAAGACAGAGGAGGTAGAAGGGAATGGCAGTAGAATCTCACCAAGATTTGCAGGATATGCTCAGCAGCCTTGAATGTTCTGGAGTCCTTTTGATTCATCTTTGTTGTGTAAAACATGTTGGTAATAGTGAAGCTGAGTGTGAAGTTCTTGTAGTAAGAGCTCCATGATACTGTACAAAAGGAAAGGTATCCCATTGGCTGAGCCTTGCAAATGttattcaaatgagagaaaatgctttgtaaatcttcaagTTCTATCTAAAAGctagttattgtgaagatcattacaatgatcatcatcattattccagGTGACACTGTTCAAGTCCTTCTTCAGAGGAAAACTCAGCAAAATGAACCCACTAATGAAATTTTGAGGATCCTTCCAGCCATACACAATTTTTCTAGCAGTGTTAAAATtgtggacttggagttagaagactgaGGGAAGCTGACAAATCCTCACTGTctgacaaagtcacagtttgggagatGGGGGCTGGCAAGGCAGCTCCCTgaaaatgaggcccccactgatcccTCTCAGTGACTTCactctctctccaacttccctCACTACAATGGTCTTGTTAAGATTACTGTCTCCTCcctaatacaggagaaataatatgagagcaaatacctATAGGattaacacacatatatcccaTACATaatcccccagattattaccctaaaagtttacattcacagaattaaaacctaaagatcattaccccccttccttttcctctccacagagttacattcacttcTATTACAAGCCAGGCAATCCAAGAACATCAATagccttcaagacacactccactgcagATAGAAACcaagcaacattgccaggtgctttaaagtaacacaaaaaattgaacatgtaaattgaaggaaaccccaaatgtggtctgTCTCAAATTAACCTTCTAATcatgtacctagctacaaaatgttttgttatccatctcctaagtaattgtgattgattgtggaAGCTgaacaaaagtaacaatgattatccttaggtcagggagaactaacatCTAGGATCACCCTGTTCtgatgtcattcatctatagcaacaatgtttcattgagtATTTACTTAAGCTTGGCATTTgctgttaagttccatggaaaaatatgtataaaatggattgtgtgccaaagaagtatgtaatcactaACCTACATAATAAACAAGCCTCCATGCTATAGCAGAATGCTATGTGACTCCTGGGCATGTGCGACTGAGCACATAGCGTGTCTCATCTCTATTACTCAACTGATTCATTACACAAAGAAGGAGTAACACCTCACCCTCTGAAAGACCGCTGGACGTATCTCAAAataagacctagattcaaattgtGGCCCTGCCATGTGCTatgtttttgccttagtttcctcacaagtaaaatgaggaggttaatcCATTTTCAAGGTTAAGAACtgattacttaaaaaaattgCTGAAAATACTGAAAATTAGTTTTGCAGAAACTAGGGATGAACCAATATTCTTGCATCACATAACAAAATACCTTCCAAATGGGTACATGACTTAGATAcaaaaggtgatataaaacaaaTGAGAGTAATGGGGAAAATTTCAACTTACATATTAATGGACGGGGAGAGTTCATGATCACATGAGGGATAAATAGGAcagaaagataaaatggacaatgtTGCTTACATGAAATTAAGTTGCTTTCCcctcaaaacaaaaccaatgtagtaaaattagaagggaatcaggtATTTGAGGAGAAAAAGTCTGTGcacttggcttttatttttataaatttggattagaAATGAGACCCTGATCAGAAGAATTTGAAGCAAATCCAAGTTGATTGAAGATATAGAGATCTCTCGtctgatctctatcaaattacccTTTAAAATCCTGATAAAATGCCTTacaatgaattctggagcagtattataacacacacaaaaaagatgaCTGATTTTCCAgcacaaaacaacttagaaaagcTAGCAGGACAGATGGAATGGACTGTGGTAGAGGTGGAAGTGGAACACATTTTGCACCAGGGCAGGCCCACCAAGCCAGCAGGCCTTGACCACAACTGAAGTAACAGGAAAGACTTCTGGAGCATTAAGTCCCAGATAATAAATGGGGGGGGGTCAGAAAATTGCTTAGAAGATTACATGCGTCCCTTTACTCACTCTTACGGCAATTCTTGTTACATTGCTCATATTCAGATCCCAGTCTGTGGGAGAGATTCTCTGGGTGGAGAAGGGCTAGCAGAGACCAGTGCTTGTAGCCACAGGAGAGCAGCAGACtctccctggtcacagttccaagggagGAAAGAGTGCTTAGGGTACTCACAAAGCAGAATATAGACCAGAAGAGTACTAAACAAACCATTGCTTTCAtgatactgtaaacctcaaatttccttagacttataaatgttggaaatttcaccattgggatatttcatacttggaaaatttcttactgatagtctattggaatgggaaccccattggcatgggaggttcctcctcttcccttcttaagattactttaggacagaaaccctttgctgaacaatggaaaggactttgacctatgcttaagcatagaacaggaatttctttgagtcttgattgattttagaattgatacaatggagatacttggaataaatctccaccctattcagtcctaataggattgagtaagggctgcagcctagatcaaaatttaattattccaatctctaccatactcaagttaacaggatttagaaagggctgtagcaaaggagtaaagatttaatcatttgaaaatatgaccttcaacagacatgtgcaaaagccagaaacctctgggcggtcctgggttaagcgagagcctccattgacagggaaattgatgaagagtgattggtagatgggagaactgaggggaggaacttggatggtttccttaaagataggggggctGAAGACTCCAGGGAGGTTAAGGTTTGGTCGGTGTgtttcctgggctctgagaaggcttgctctgaaggaagctgaaggtgggggcctctgagactgtttctccattttggacacgtgagtaatagggactgatctcttttctttgccccagctatctaagggcttgggccttttggcccagcctaaacagaaggggtatttaagtcctattcccttctctccctttttctctctctctatctctaattcctttcttactcctattgtaattaaactccaaaaaaggctgacggctgacttgagttttttatttaggaattacatagctgattccttggcgaccttaaattaatatatatcagtctttcaaagtgattcccttgtcacaataCCAAATGTGAAGGGCTGAAAGCAGATTGATCCCCAGAGTTAACTCTGAGGGCAGCTGTACAAAGAACCTAAAACTTGGAGCAGTACTCAACTCTACCACAGGTACAGATTCAATTTTaactgtcattttaaaaatggaaaggaaagagctggaaatgagcaaaaagatgaaaaagaaattcaacacagAGAGCTATTTTGgtgacaaagaaaaccaaaacagaaaAGTAGAAGACTACAAAAATCAATGCCACTGCATGCAAACTTTCcaataaaaataaggatttccaataaaaataaggatcaagccaaaaaacaaattaatggaagaagctcaaaaagagctttaaTGATCCATtaggagaggtagaagaaaattcaGGAGAAGTGATGACAGTGATACAGGAAATTCATGTAAAAAGTCAACACCTTATAAAAGGAGGCACAAACAATATTGAAGAAATGAACATCTTTCAAGTCAGAATATATGAAGTGgtaaaagacattttataaaaattcaatgaagagatgaactctttcaaaaagtagaattggccatatggaacaagatacacaaaaatacactgaagaatttcttgaaaggcaaaattagcactaggggaaaaaagaggtataaaaatttgCTGAGGAAAACAACTTTAGATAGTAAAATGGGCCAAAGGGAATATGAACTACAAAAcctcactcaagaaaattatcttttgttGTCCATCAATGGgaaaattgctgaacaaattgtggcatctgatggtgatggtattgtgttgaaacaaattgttgaactgaaggaattccatgtgaatcagAAAGACACcttcagaaattgatgcagagagaaatgagcagaagcaggagaacatggtacacagagactgattcattgtgccataatcaaatgtaatagacttctctactagtagcaatacaatgttCTAGGACAATCTATAGGAACTTATAAGAGAATGCtacctacatccagagaaagaggagTGATTACAGAAATGCttaagaaaaacttatgattgaTCAAATGGTCTGATTGACAAAATGATTGAGGATTTTGACTtttgcactttattttttttcgttgaaatgaaaaaaaattcatttaattaattaatttagaagattttcccatggttacatggttcatgttctttccctcccctcctcctcccccatagccaacacacaataccattgggttttacttgtgtcattgatttaTCAAGGAAAGATAAGGACTGCAAAATGATTCTAAGTCACACGATATATTGATGAAGACCTGTTTCCGAATTTTAATTGCACTATGGTGATtgtttggagtctacatccccagtcatatccccaatgacccatgtgatcaagcagatgtttttcttctgtgtttctattcccacagttcctcctctgaatgtgtatagctATCTTTCCcaaaagttcctcagaattgtcttggatcattgcattattgcaaatagagaagtccattgcattcaattgtaccacagtgtatcagtctctctgtataatgttctcctggttctgctcctttcactctgcattagttcctggaggttgttcaggtcacatggaatccttccagttcataattctttatagcacaatagtattccatcaacaacagataccacaatttcttaaaccattccccatttgaagggcacacctttcattttccagttttttgccaccacaatgagcacagctataattatttttgtacaagttttttccctttgatatctttggggtaGTATAAATGCAAgggtgatatggctggatcaaagggaagacagtcttttaaaaccctttgggcatagttccaaattgccatccaaaatggttggatcaattcacaactctaccagtaatgtattaatgtcccaattttaccacatcccctccaacatttgttattttcctttgctaatgttagctaatctgctaggtgtgaggtgatacctcagacttgttttgatttgcatttctcttattatgagagatttagaacatttgttcatgtgcttattgacagttttgatttctttatctgaaaaatgtctattcatgtcccttcccttgcccatttatcaattgcagaatggcttg
This sequence is a window from Monodelphis domestica isolate mMonDom1 chromosome 3, mMonDom1.pri, whole genome shotgun sequence. Protein-coding genes within it:
- the LOC103102963 gene encoding mucin-16-like — its product is MSFPCFRNISWSSYYKNFTLSFTITNMFYTTKMNQKDSRTFKAAEHILQILLKVLFGSSRIGSQYSGCSDLSLRSLRNRIATGVDIVCSFKKDSSNHVLDKKVVYWELTEQLCTRKLKHLVIDNDSLIVNGYQHKLPGIRSTKSSIKSKTHKDMKQELERAGETHSHVSGSEAGVGAVTHIPDHGEPGKIMTSLTSGLLIRESTVYAIASEIGVGPFTHIRDHGSARDMTSVTSESTAGAMGKKIFLFFLLYWYSSLLWALVFQLSNMIWTHLHRGDAGVVPVTHAQGHEGPGSTGALMRSPLTPVSTVIPTGAVQQPLQERKDRRLTLGGRDEAEGMDQNGGRHQCNITNEQAAQIKLQLPNFKGHEAVR